One window of the Branchiostoma lanceolatum isolate klBraLanc5 chromosome 3, klBraLanc5.hap2, whole genome shotgun sequence genome contains the following:
- the LOC136430048 gene encoding nitric oxide synthase 1-like → MEGQQNIIVVGLVKREVDGLGVSAKRREVPGHSAVVIEEVIRGGPADHTGMVQPGDTIVAVNGQDIEGLSYQEATKVIRDIEPGKPVELVLRGPKWFHTYLETVRLNTGETKTVRVTRPNGPIGALTLLIQRMRGNTFDKRAIRKLENRGDIPLNNRGVANGDVIKSIPSGTIANGCPVTGHRAATVGPSRTRRPVRLKNWLNERRINDNLHSKANDLNPCNDGRCLGPLMRPRPFTAPGYFRPKEEVLEQAKKFIFEYYASLKSSDAGERDRRWRDVQVQVEEKGVYHLTYDELLYGAKMSWRNAPRCIGRIQWSKLQLFDARDVTTARGMFEAICRHIKWCTNGGNIRSAITVFPPRTDGRHDYKVWNGQFLKYAAYQLPDGSILGDPINLEFTEVCQALGWKGEGTRFDLLPMVLSANGEDPEWFELPRDIVMEVNITHPKYDWFEELGIKWYCVPAVSNMLFDCGGLEFSAAPFSGWYMGTEVGRDLCDENRLNITEAVGKRMGLDVARNSSLWKDAVFVEVNIAVLHSFQRNNTTIMDHHTASETFMKHLENEQRLRGGCPSDWVWIVPPMSASLTEVFHQEMANYHVRPSFEYQEDAWLLHLWRKKPEHPVLLKYAYDENPKRKYRLKEVALAVKFAAVLMKKALNKRVKTTILYATETGKSESFASSTLTIFKHAFDAKMMCMDEYDITNLEKEELVIVVTSTFGNGDPPDNGEAFGQALLHMRHPPGSDKKRSGSVRRVSSISKASYRRQQKLLRQLRDGGALGKVRYGVFALGSRAYPHFCAFGHAIDTLFESLGAERIHPVGEGDELCGQEESFRAWAKGAFKSACERYDVGHDVNMEEANASLLGSDFSWAPGKFRVLQTKGLPETDILEGLSKLHRRTVVSSTVISRTQLQAPESSRQTCLVQLETHGAQELRYVPGDHVAVFPANEDRLVQAILDRVEKGTNPDAVIQIEALQEKKIGAGLVKSWTPHDRLPTCSLRTALSRYLDVTTPPSPQLLLYLAMHATSSRERAELEALGKGGLRYEDWKFEAAPTLPEVLQHYPSLQVPPALLLSQLPVLQQRYYSISSSPHMYPGQIHATVAVVKYRTRGGQGPEHSGVCSNWLNTIKSNESVPCFIRTAKNFHLPENSSLPVLMVGPGTGIAPLRSFWQQRQVDIKAGTASGHPPGDMTLVFGCRQSRVDHIYKEETAQARRDGALTDLYTALSREPGTTKTYVQDIIRQQIPKKVLDLVLKDGGHIYVCGDVTMATDVGETVQRILVKHGGMSVARAEDFINNMKDNNRYHEDIFGVTLKTHEVEDAARKRSPSFISLSEENTSL, encoded by the exons ATGGAGGGACAACAGAACATCATCGTCGTCGGACTGGTCAAGAGGGAGGTTGATGGACTGGGAGTATCGGCGAAGCGACGGGAAGTACCCGGTCATTCTGCGGTGGTCATCGAGGAGGTGATCCGAGGCGGGCCTGCTGACCACACCGGGATGGTGCAGCCAGGGGACACCATCGTCGCTGTAAACGGGCAGGACATCGAGGGGTTGTCGTACCAGGAGGCGACCAAGGTCATCAGGGACATCGAGCCAGGGAAGCCGGTCGAACTCGTCCTCCGCGGACCGAAGTGGTTCCACACCTACCTGGAGACCGTCCGACTGAACACCGGGGAGACCAAAACTGTGCGAGTCACCAGGCCTAACGGGCCCATCGGCGCCCTGACCCTCCTCATTCAGCGCATGAGAGGCAACACTTTTGACAAGAGAGCCATCCGTAAACTTGAGAATCGCGGCGACATCCCGCTCAACAACCGCGGTGTGGCGAACGGTGACGTGATCAAGAGCATCCCCAGCGGCACCATAGCGAACGGCTGTCCGGTCACTGGGCACAGGGCAGCCACGGTGGGACCGTCCAGGACCAGGAGGCCAGTGCGACTGAAGAACTGGCTGAACGAAAGGAGAATCAATGACAACCTCCACTCGAAGGCAAACGAC TTGAACCCGTGCAATGACGGCAGATGTCTCGGTCCGCTGATGCGACCACGACCGTTCACAGCACCCGGCTACTTCCGGCCGAAGGAAGAAGTCCTCGAACAAGCAAAGAAGTTCATCTTCGAGTACTACGCTTCCTTGAAGAG TTCGGATGCTGGTGAGCGTGACAGACGTTGGAGAGACGTCCAGGTGCAGGTGGAGGAGAAAGGTGTGTACCACCTGACCTACGACGAGCTGTTGTACGGCGCCAAGATGTCGTGGAGGAATGCGCCAAGATGCATCGGACGTATCCAGTGGTCCAAACTGCAG CTGTTTGACGCCCGTGACGTCACAACGGCCAGAGGAATGTTTGAGGCTATCTGCCGACACATCAAATGGTGCACCAACGGCGGGAATATCAG GTCTGCCATTACTGTTTTCCCGCCACGCACGGACGGTCGCCATGACTACAAGGTGTGGAACGGACAGTTCCTGAAATATGCCGCTTACCAGCTGCCTGACGGGTCCATCCTCGGCGATCCCATCAACCTTGAATTCACAGAG GTATGTCAGGCTCTGGGCTGGAAGGGGGAGGGCACAAGGTTCGACCTGCTGCCCATGGTTCTGTCTGCTAACGGGGAGGACCCGGAGTGGTTCGAACTCCCGAGGGACATCGTGATGGAGGTCAACATCACACATCCTAA GTACGACTGGTTTGAAGAGTTGGGCATCAAGTGGTACTGTGTCCCTGCCGTGTCCAACATGTTGTTTGACTGCGGCGGTCTGGAGTTTTCAGCGGCTCCCTTCAGCGGCTGGTACATGGggacggaggtgggcagggACCTGTGTGACGAGAACAGGCTCAACATCACAGAA GCAGTAGGAAAGAGGATGGGTCTGGACGTCGCAAGAAACTCCTCCCTCTGGAAAGACGCCGTTTTCGTGGAGGTCAACATCGCCGTCTTGCACAGCTTCCAG CGCAACAACACGACGATTATGGATCACCACACGGCTTCGGAGACCTTCATGAAACACCTAGAGAACGAACAGCGCCTGCGCGGGGGATGCCCTTCTGATTGGGTTTGGATCGTGCCCCCAATGTCGGCGTCTCTCACCGAAGTTTTCCATCAAGAGATGGCGAACTACCATGTTAGGCCGTCCTTCGAATATCAG GAGGACGCCTGGCTGCTTCACCTCTGGAGAAAGAAGCCGGAGCACCCGGTCCTTCTGAAGTACGCCTACGATGAAAACCCCAAAAGGAAGTACCGTCTGAAGGAGGTGGCTCT GGCGGTAAAGTTCGCTGCCGTGCTGATGAAGAAAGCTCTGAACAAGCGAGTGAAGACCACCATCCTGTACGCCACGGAAACCGGCAAGTCGGAATCATTCGCATCTTCTACACTCACGATCTTCAAACACGCGTTTGACGCAAAG ATGATGTGTATGGATGAGTACGACATAACAAACCTGGAGAAGGAGGAACTCGTCATCGTCGTCACCAGTACCTTCGGGAACGGAGACCCGCCGGACAACGGAGAG GCTTTTGGTCAGGCTTTACTCCACATGAGGCATCCACCTGGAAGTGATAAAAAGAGATC CGGCAGTGTACGGAGGGTGAGCAGCATCTCCAAGGCCTCCTACCGACGTCAGCAGAAACTGCTGCGACAGCTTCGGGACGGCGGGGCGCTCGGCAAAGTCAG ATACGGCGTGTTTGCCCTCGGGTCCCGCGCCTATCCACACTTCTGCGCCTTCGGCCACGCCATCGACACGCTGTTTGAGTCGCTGGGAGCGGAACGGATCCATCCTGTGGGTGAAGGGGACGAGCTGTGTGGACAGGAGGAGTCCTTCCGGGCCTGGGCCAAGGGCGCCTTTAAG TCCGCATGTGAGAGGTACGACGTGGGCCATGACGTGAACATGGAGGAGGCGAACGCGTCCCTTCTCGGCAGTGACTTCAGCTGGGCGCCGGGGAAGTTCCGTGTCCTACAGACCAAGGGACTGCCGGAGACAGACATCCTGGAGG GTCTGTCCAAGCTGCATCGCAGAACAGTTGTGTCCAGTACAGTCATCTCCAGAACTCAGCTACAAGCTCCTGAGTCCAG CCGACAGACCTGCCTGGTGCAACTGGAAACTCACGGGGCCCAGGAGCTGAGGTATGTTCCCGGGGATCACGTGGCCGTCTTCCCAGCCAATGAGGACCGACTAGTGCAGGCGATTCTGGACAGAGTGGAGAAGGGAACAAACCCCGACGCCGTCATTCAGATAGAAGCGCTGcaagagaaaaaaattggagctg GTTTGGTCAAATCATGGACGCCCCACGACCGACTGCCGACATGTTCTTTGCGCACGGCACTATCCCGCTACCTTGACGTCACCACCCCACCGTCACCACAGCTGCTCCTCTACCTGGCGATGCACGCGACGTCAAGCAGGGAGAGAGCTGAACTCGAGGCTTTGGGCAAG GGAGGACTGAGGTACGAGGACTGGAAGTTTGAGGCGGCCCCGACTCTGCCCGAGGTGCTGCAGCACTACCCGTCCCTGCAGGTCCCGCCCGCCCTGCTGCTCAGTCAGCTGCCGGTCCTGCAGCAGCGCTACTACTCCATCAGctcctccccacacatgtacccgGGCCAGATCCACGCTACTGTAGCCGTGGTCAAGTACAGGACGCGCG GTGGCCAGGGTCCTGAGCACAGCGGTGTGTGTTCTAACTGGCTCAACACCATCAAGAGCAACGAGTCCGTGCCTTGCTTCATTCGCAC GGCCAAGAATTTCCACCTTCCTGAGAACTCCTCCCTCCCTGTCCTGATGGTAGGTCCCGGGACTGGCATCGCCCCTCTCAGGAGCTTCTGGCAGCAGAGACAGGTGGACATCAAGGCTG GTACCGCGTCCGGACATCCTCCAGGTGACATGACCCTGGTGTTCGGCTGTAGACAGTCCAGGGTGGACCACATCTACAAGGAGGAGACGGCGCAGGCAAGGAGAGACGGAGCCCTGACAGACCTCTACACTGCACTGTCCAGGGAACCAGGGACAACTAAG ACCTACGTCCAAGACATCATACGTCAGCAAATTCCCAAGAAGGTGCTGGACCTGGTTCTAAAAGATGGCGGACACATCTACGTgtgtggtgacgtcaccatggCCACTGACGTCGGCGAGACCGTTCAGCGAATCCTGGTGAAGCACGGAGGGATGTCTGTCGCCAGGGCAGAGGACTTCATCAACAACATGAAG